The Triticum aestivum cultivar Chinese Spring chromosome 7B, IWGSC CS RefSeq v2.1, whole genome shotgun sequence genome window below encodes:
- the LOC123157852 gene encoding DNA polymerase zeta processivity subunit isoform X2: MDRKNQTPQGQIAQVIVEFLEVAVSCIVFLKGFYPTRAFERRRYMNVVVQKAVHPQLADYIHSVTTGLLPFIQKGLVERVVVIFHDKDHIPLEKFVFKLAVNQSYGSELEESSLEFALRAFLIKLTVAGPLTKPLPSDSSWEITAYFRSLPAEEGAKDKEEDEARLWIPTDTKAWMQPPQITPIKSMGCDPLKMQLYLEQPGPSADAEDPAS, encoded by the exons ATGGATCGGAAGAATCAAACTCCACAGG GTCAAATTGCACAAGTGATTGTTGAATTTCTAGAGGTAGCTGTCAGCTGCATTGTCTTCCTCAAAGGTTTCTATCCCACTC GTGCATTTGAGAGGAGAAGGTACATGAATGTAGTTGTCCAGAAAGCTGTGCACCCGCAGCTTGCTGACTATATCCACTCTGTGACTACTGGCCTTCTACCTTTCATACAAAAG GGACTGGTTGAGAGGGTTGTGGTCATCTTCCATGACAAAGATCACATACCACTGGAGAAGTTTGTGTTCAAGCTTGCAGTCAACCAGTCCTATGGCTCCGAGTTAGAAGAATCCAGCCTGGAATTTGCTCTGCGGGCGTTCTTGATCAAACTGACCGTCGCTGGACCTCTCACAAAGCCCCTTCCGTCAG ATAGCAGCTGGGAGATCACCGCCTACTTCCGATCCCTCCCCGCGGAAGAAGGTGCGAaggacaaggaggaggacgaggctcGGCTGTGGATCCCCACGGACACCAAGGCGTGGATGCAGCCGCCGCAGATAACCCCCATCAAGTCAATGGGGTGTGATCCTTTGAAGATGCAGCTCTACCTAGAACAACCTGGACCATCAGCAGACGCAGAGGATCCTGCTTCGTAG
- the LOC123157852 gene encoding pentatricopeptide repeat-containing protein At2g29760, chloroplastic isoform X1, with amino-acid sequence MCLSSRMFDGKTRSFSITRKAFPESKYVLPVPISRLAHRHLPLLLSYATVSGLLLKVPLLHSVLRSLSSGPVPSLSLSFLSLLRRSGYMPIDNYSLSAALSTAARMPSVVVGAQLHTLSVKLGLSSDNFVLNTLINMYSSCSYPSTARSVLDSAPKGASDTVSWNTIIAGYVHAGLPNKALQAFSQMAKAQVMLDEVTLLNALVACARTCMMKVGKLCHALLVTNGFEINCYMGSSLISMYAKCGLVEDARRVFDGLPERNAVCWTSMISGYTQLGQSKEAVKLFRDMQIAGVKVDDATIATVVSSCGQMGALDLGRYVHAYCDIHGLGKDISVKNSLIDMYSKCGDIKKAYDIFCGMVKRDDFAWTVMIMGFAANGLSGEALDLFAQMEEEGEVMPNEITFLGVLTSCSHGGLVEQGYHHFHRMSSIYGIAPRIEHYGCMVDLLGRAKLLAEAEQFIKEMPIAPDVVMWRSLLFACRACGEVGLAEYVAERIQVLEPNRCGGDVLLSTVYATTSRWVDANKVRTGIYSSRKTKQPGCSFIEVDGCVHEFFAGDESHFETEAIYNTLLGINELLVAESFLM; translated from the coding sequence ATGTGCTTGTCGTCGCGAATGTTCGATGGGAAGACACGCTCCTTCTCCATTACCAGAAAGGCTTTCCCTGAAAGTAAATATGTCCTCCCTGTCCCAATCTCCCGCCTAGCCCACCGTCATCTCCCCCTTCTCCTATCCTATGCAACCGTCTCGGGTCTTTTGCTCAAGGTACCCTTGCTCCACTCTGTCCTTCGCTCACTCTCCTCAGGTCCTgtcccatctctctccctctcattcctCTCCCTACTCCGCCGGTCTGGCTACATGCCCATCGATAACTACTCCCTTAGCGCTGCTCTTTCTACCGCCGCCCGCATGCCCTCCGTTGTTGTTGGTGCCCAGCTCCATACCCTTTCTGTGAAACTCGGCTTAAGTTCTGATAACTTTGTCCTTAATACTCTTATCAATATGTACTCGTCTTGTAGTTATCCATCTACTGCAAGATCAGTTCTTGATTCTGCTCCCAAAGGAGCCTCTGATACAGTTTCTTGGAATACAATCATTGCTGGATACGTACATGCTGGGCTGCCTAATAAGGCATTGCAGGCTTTTAGCCAAATGGCCAAGGCGCAAGTTATGCTGGATGAGGTCACCTTGCTGAATGCTCTAGTTGCTTGTGCAAGGACATGCATGATGAAGGTCGGAAAGCTCTGTCATGCACTACTTGTGACAAATGGTTTTGAGATTAACTGTTATATGGGTTCCTCTTTGATTAGTATGTATGCAAAGTGTGGGCTGGTTGAAGATGCTCGCAGGGTTTTTGATGGATTGCCTGAGAGGAATGCGGTTTGCTGGACCTCAATGATTTCTGGATATACACAGTTAGGTCAGTCTAAAGAGGCTGTTAAGCTATTCAGAGACATGCAAATTGCTGGAGTGAAAGTTGATGATGCAACAATTGCTACTGTTGTATCTTCATGCGGCCAGATGGGAGCACTGGACTTGGGACGGTATGTCCATGCTTACTGTGACATTCATGGTTTAGGGAAGGATATTTCTGTGAAAAATTCATTGATTGACATGTACTCAAAGTGTGGGGATATAAAAAAGGCCTATGATATATTTTGTGGAATGGTCAAGCGGGATGATTTTGCCTGGACAGTGATGATAATGGGCTTTGCTGCGAATGGCCTCTCTGGTGAGGCACTAGATTTGTTTGCGCAGATGGAAGAAGAGGGTGAAGTCATGCCGAATGAGATAACTTTCTTGGGTGTCCTAACTTCTTGCAGCCATGGAGGATTAGTTGAACAAGGATACCATCACTTCCATCGCATGTCCAGTATTTACGGTATTGCCCCAAGGATCGAACACTATGGATGCATGGTTGATCTCCTGGGGCGTGCTAAGTTATTGGCAGAGGCAGAACAGTTCATTAAAGAGATGCCTATCGCTCCTGATGTTGTAATGTGGCGGTCGTTGTTGTTTGCCTGCAGAGCCTGTGGAGAGGTGGGacttgcagagtatgtagcagaaAGGATCCAAGTATTGGAGCCAAACAGGTGTGGAGGGGACGTTTTACTTTCTACTGTCTATGCTACCACATCAAGGTGGGTTGATGCAAACAAAGTGAGGACAGGAATATACAGTAGCAGAAAGACCAAGCAGCCTGGTTGCTCTTTCATTGAAGTGGATGGATGCGTGCATGAGTTCTTTGCAGGGGACGAGTCACATTTTGAAACTGAAGCTATATACAACACTCTTTTAGGGATTAATGAACTGTTAGTAGCAGAGTCCTTCCTGATGTGA